The segment TATAAACATGGACATTACTAATGAAAGGAATGGCTTAAATTTTTAATTCTTATTGATCACATTACACTGTGTAACCAGTCAGATTCGTTACAAAACCATAATTTGTCAGGGGCAATTACAAATTAATTAGAGCTCGATATCACTATTATTACTTACTCTAACCTTGGCGTAGATTCCCAAAATAGTCTATGTAAAATAATTAGTTATTGATGGATTGTCAGGGAAAGAAAGATGCATAAAACCATCGCGGGTCTACTACTGTTTTGCAGCTTCAACATCTATGCCGACTACAGCAATTTCGCTTGGTCCGTCAGTGATACAAAAGGCAATCGTGTCTACGACACCAACAACGTCATTAAAGCAGCGATAGAACATGATAACTTTATTTCCCTTAGCTACGACGCCAAGTTTGAAAGTGCTGCGCCAGATCTATTCAAACAAATAAATGCGCTTGGCAAATTCGAACTCGATGCATTTGCTTCACCGGTGTTAATTAACGGTATCCGACAGTTAATCGGAGAATTTGCATGCGCAACCTACCGTTTTGAAGCCCAAAAAGGTCAAGCACGAACTTGCAATGGCTTAGTCATTGATAAAGATGCCAAAGAAGGTAAGCCCTTCCAAAGCGGGCAATTTGTTGACAATAGACTCGAAATTTCGGTTAACAGCATCAGACCCAACATGCCTAATCGTAGCTATGATATTTATCTACCCAGTGCCAAAGAGGTCTCTCTCGAATATACCTGGGGCGCTGTCCATGAGATGGGTTCTTTCTTTGTCAGACAACGCGACAGAAAAGATACGGTATTAACTGTTTACATTGACGGTTATAAATTGGATACCAATGGTGAAAGAGGAACCAGAATCACCAATCGCCCTGAGATTATTTTTGTCGTCATTCCAAGTGTTGCCAAAATAGGCAAACAGAGCAATCAAGACCATGCCTCGGCTTATGCTATCGCCAATGCTGACATCATCGTTCCCCGCTATTAAGTGACTAAAATCCAGATTCCAATTGCTCTATTAAGCCAGAAAAAGGAAGCCCCTCAATCTGAGGGGCTGGTTAAATTTACTTCGGTTGCTTAGCAAGCACTTGATCTATGTCGTCAGCACTATGGCGCTCCACCACTTGCTCCCACTCTTCACCCCAAGCTCGATTGACAATACGACCACGTTGCACCGCTTGGCGTTCAGAAATTTCTTGCGCCCAACGAACGAGGTGTGGATAGCTGGCAACATCCAAAAACTCTGCTGCGTCATAAAGCTTACCGAGTACTAAGTTGCCATACCAAGGCCAAGTCGCGATATCAGCAATTGAATATTCTTCGCCTGCTAAATAACGATTATCCGCCAAATGATTGTTGAGCAGATCTAACTGGCGCTTGGTTTCCATCGTGAAGCGGTTGATGGGATATTCAAACTTCTCAGGGGCGTAAGCATAGAAATGCCCAAAACCACCGCCTAGATAAGGCGCACTGCCTTGCAGCCAAAACAGCCAGTTCATCGCTACTGTTTTAGTTGCTGGGTCTTGTGGCAGCAAACAACCAAATTTCTCCGCGAGATAAAGCAATATATGCCCCGATTCAAATACATTTACCGCTGGAATCACGGATTTATCTACCAACGCAGGAATTTTTGAATTTGGATTGACCGCGACAAAGCCTGATGAGAACTGGTCGCCATCACCAATTCGGATCATATGGGCATCGTACTGAGCTTCAGTGATCCCTAAAGCCAACAACTCTTCGAGCATAATGGTAACTTTTTGACCATTTGGCGTTCCCATCGAGTAAAGCTGTAAAGGGTGCTCGCCTTCTGGCAGCGCTTGCTCATGTCTCGCCCCAGCGGTTGGTCGATTAATGCTTGCCCAAGTTCCACCCGTCTCAGTATCGGTTGTCCACACTTTCGGTGGCGTATATTCACTTGTCATGACAGTTCCTTATCGATTGCTGTGTGATTCCGATTGGAATGACTATAGATAATCTGGTGACAAAAGCAGCAAAACACAACCTCTATTGAGTAAATTATTGCTTTGAATAACATCGACTACACAATTTATCCTTGACCCGACTACCAGTGTAAGGTTTAGTGTGCGCCCCACTTTTTTCCCTAACGTTGAGGTTAAGATGTCCCTTGGATTTGATTTTGGAACGGCCAACTGCTGTGTCGCTCATCTTGTTGAAGATAAAGTCACACCTATCCCTTTGGTAGGAGAGAACATCTACTTGCCATCAACACTTTGCGCGCCAAATGCTGAGTCGGTTTCAGAGTACCTATTTCGCTGCTTAAACATCGAGCCAAGCAACGACGCAAACCAAGCGGTATTAAGAAGAGCGATCACAATCAACCGTGAAGAAGGGCTTGAAGTGCGCACCGATGACGTAAAATTCGGTAATGAAGCATTGGAGCTTTATCTCGACGATCCTAAAGACGTTTACTTCGTCAAATCACCTAAATCGTTTTTGGGTGCGATGGGTTTGCGCGATTTACAACTCTCGTTCTTTGAAGATCTGGTCTGCGCTATGATGAGCAACATCAAACGCCGCGCAGAAAGCTCAGCAGGCAAAGAATTTACTCAGACTGTTATTGGTCGCCCAGTCAACTTCTTAGGTCGCGGCGGCGAAGCATCCAACATTCAAGCGGTGGATATCCTAACTCGCGCAGCAAAACGTGCGGGCTTTAAAGATATTGAGTTTCAATATGAGCCCGTTGCAGCAGGCTTAGACTTTGAGGCAACCTTAAATAGTGACAAAAAAGTACTGGTTGTCGATATCGGTGGTGGTACAACAGACTGCTCGATGATTCAAATGGGACCGACTTGGCGTGGTAAGCAAGATCGTCGTGATTCACTGCTGGCACACACCGGTCAAATGGTGGGTGGTAACGATCTGGATATCTTCATCGCCTTTAAGTGCTTGATGACCGAATTCGGCTTGGGTAGCAAACTAAAAAGTGGGTTAGATCTGCCTTTAATCCAATTCTGGAATGCGATTGCAATTAATGACGTTCAAGCTCAACGTGACTTTTATGCCCACGATAACCTATCGATGCTACGCCAGTTCCACAAAGAAGCGATGCAACCTGAAAAGCTACAACGTCTGGTTAAGTTGCACCAAGAGACATTAGGTCACGGGGTTATCCATCAAGCGGAGTTGGCTAAAATTGCCATGTCTGAACATGACGATTACACCACCACTATCGATCTGGTGAGCGAAGCATTCAACGTACCTACCACACGTGAAGCCATTGATGCTGCAATTGAAAACCCAATGCACAAGATCCGCAGCTTGGTTCAAGACGCCGTAACACAGAGTGGCATCCAACCAGATGTGATTTACATGACTGGTGGTTCATCACGCTCAAAAGCCCTCACCTCAGCAGTTGCATCAGTGTTGCCAAATACCGAAATTGTCAGCGGCAACTACTTTGGCTCTGTCACCGCCGGTTTAACTCACTGGGCAAACCTGATTTACCGCTAATTACAGCAAAAATTCAGCGCATCTAGTCTCGTCTAGTCTGCCAACACAGCAGGAATTTTAGGACTCTCGAATAATTGAGAGTCCTTGTATTTACCAACGTATTTCAGACCGCCACGCACATTGGTGTTTGAGCGACTGGATCAACAAAAACTTTCGCACGCAGATCAAACACCTTATCAAGCATCTCTTCAGTAAGCACTTGCTTAGGCGTTCCTTGAGTGATCAAACTACCGGCTTTTAGTACGATTAGATGATCACAATATCGGCATGCTTGGTTCAAATCATGCAAAACCACAACAATTGTTTTTCCTCTGCTATTCATCGCACGCATCAAGTTCATCAACTCTACTTGGTGAGACATATCCAAATACGTTGTTGGCTCATCAAGTAGAATAATATCAGCATCTTGTGCCATAACCATGGCAATCCAAGCTCGTTGACGTTGACCTCCTGAAAGTGATTCAAGCGGAAAATCAGCGAACTCAATGACACCTGTATCCCGCATCGCTTGAGTAACAATTTTATTGTCTTCCACACACAGCTTTCCCCAATGAGAGACATAAGGTGAACGCCCATACTCCACCAACTTACGGACTGTAATCCCCTCAGGGTTCACCAAAATTTGTGGCAAGAGTGATAACCGTTGAGCAAGCTGTTTATCATGATAATCTCGTAGCGATTTGTTACCCAATAGAACGGAACCTGACAAAGGCTTATTAATTCGTACTAACGTTTTGAGCAGGGTCGACTTTCCACAGCCATTTGGTCCAACCAACGCAGTCACTTTGCCTAACGGGATCGTCAGGGAAAGATTATGTATGATAGTTTTCTTACCATACCCCACCGATAAGTTCTCTGTTCTTAACATAGTTACCAACCCCGATATCGATAAAGTAAAAAAATAAAGTAAGGCGCACCGATTAATGATGTAAGCACACCAGCTGGCAACTCAATTGGGGGTTGAATTCCACGAGCGACCCCATCAGCAGTAATCACCAAAAGAGCGCCTATCAATGCAGAAGCTGGAACTAGATATCGATGTGCATGAGCAAACATCAATCTTGCCAAATGAGGAGCAAGCAAACCAACAAAACTGATTGTCCCCACCACGGACACACTAATACTGGCAAGCAATACCGCTATCGCCAATGACCAAACCTGCACCTTCCTCGGCTGAATGCCTAAAGCCGTAGAGCTCTCCTCGCCAATCCCCATAACATCCAATCGCCAAGCCAACCAAAATGCCAAAGGAAGCAAGACAACCAAAGCCCCCCAAATAAACGGAACCTGTTGCCAATTTCTACCCCAAAGGCTACCTGTTAGCCAAACCATCGCGGTATTAATTTCAATTGGATGGACGATCAAAAGATAATCGATGCCACTTGCAAGGAAACTACTGACAGCAACACCAATTAGGGCAAGTCTTGCTGGCGTTGGACGGCACCAATAAGCAAGCAAAGCAATTAAACCAGCTGCCAACAAACCACCAGCCATCGCTATTGGGGGTAAAAAATAGATCGGTACGTTTGGTGCAACCACGAGCATTAGCGTTGCGGCTAACCCCGCTCCAGCACTGATACCCATCAAGTCTGGCGATGCCAGAGGATTACGGATCACACCTTGAACCAACGTGCCCGCTAAACCAAGACCAGCACCAACACCAATCGCGAGAACCATTCTTGGTAAACGATAAAGATGCACCACAAAGTCGAGTTGCTCAAAATCAAACAAGATCATCAGAACTTGTTCAAAAGAGAGAGTCGCAGCCCCAACAAATAAGGTTGAAAAAGAGAAACAGGCTAAAACACCTAGTATGATACCTAGTTTAAATGGCTCGCTCATCACGATTTCCTCATTGCCACAATGATAAAACAAGGTGCACCTATTAAAGCCGTGATTACCCCGACCGGCGTTTCAGCAGGAAAAGCAATCGACCTGGAGATTGCATCTGCCCATGAAACCAATGCTGCGCCAGCTAATGCCGAAAGAGGCAACAATACGAAGTAGTTGTTACCGACCAAAGGACGTATTAAGTGAGGAACAAGCAGACCAACAAAACCTATCGGCCCGGCAATAGCAACACTGCTACCAGCGAGCAAAACTACGGCAAGGCTACTCAAAATACGAGTACGTTGAATATTTACACCTAAGCCCACAGCAACTTCCTCACCTAGTGATAGAAGATTCAAGTTACGAGCTTGGATCAGGGCGAGAACGAAACCAGATAACGCGGGGAGCCATAACTGTTTCCACTGTTGTTGATCAATGCTAGATAATGAACCGGTTAACCAATGCAATACGCTATAGGCCATATCGTCGGCTAAAATGACCGCGGCCCTCGTCAAACCAATCAATAATGCGCTCATCGCGATACCAGCTAAAATTAACCTAAGAGGATGAGAACGCTGTGAAAAAAATCCCCCTAGTAACATCACGAAAAAGCCACTCAACAATGCCCCTAACACCGCATTCAATATGCTATTAAGCTGAGCGAAAAATGGTACACCAATGGCTGCTAAAGCCATAAAACATGCTGCACCGGCATTAAGACCAAGTATTGATGGCGAGGCTAAATGATTACGAGTTAGACCTTGCATTAATACGCCAGACATCGCCAAGCTCGCGCCAATAACTAGGCTGGCATGTACTCTGGGCGCACGAAGCGTAGCTATGATTTGATGCCGCATATCATCGTCATCAAAGGAAAAGAGAAAACCACCTAGATCAACGAGTGTTAGCGAGAAACTCGACCAAGCAATCATAGAAAATACGTAACCCACCAACACAACAATAAAGATAAGAGTCGCAAGTGTCGCGACTCTTATCTCTCGCTTGATCGTATTGGTCTGTCGTAATTCGTGTGACAAACCACTCATCGCTATTATTGCAGTATTTGCTCAAGATTAACGGCGATTTCTTCAGCGGCGACCATGCCTCGGTTCAATGACCACAGGGC is part of the Vibrio ponticus genome and harbors:
- the yghU gene encoding glutathione-dependent disulfide-bond oxidoreductase; protein product: MTSEYTPPKVWTTDTETGGTWASINRPTAGARHEQALPEGEHPLQLYSMGTPNGQKVTIMLEELLALGITEAQYDAHMIRIGDGDQFSSGFVAVNPNSKIPALVDKSVIPAVNVFESGHILLYLAEKFGCLLPQDPATKTVAMNWLFWLQGSAPYLGGGFGHFYAYAPEKFEYPINRFTMETKRQLDLLNNHLADNRYLAGEEYSIADIATWPWYGNLVLGKLYDAAEFLDVASYPHLVRWAQEISERQAVQRGRIVNRAWGEEWEQVVERHSADDIDQVLAKQPK
- the yegD gene encoding molecular chaperone — its product is MSLGFDFGTANCCVAHLVEDKVTPIPLVGENIYLPSTLCAPNAESVSEYLFRCLNIEPSNDANQAVLRRAITINREEGLEVRTDDVKFGNEALELYLDDPKDVYFVKSPKSFLGAMGLRDLQLSFFEDLVCAMMSNIKRRAESSAGKEFTQTVIGRPVNFLGRGGEASNIQAVDILTRAAKRAGFKDIEFQYEPVAAGLDFEATLNSDKKVLVVDIGGGTTDCSMIQMGPTWRGKQDRRDSLLAHTGQMVGGNDLDIFIAFKCLMTEFGLGSKLKSGLDLPLIQFWNAIAINDVQAQRDFYAHDNLSMLRQFHKEAMQPEKLQRLVKLHQETLGHGVIHQAELAKIAMSEHDDYTTTIDLVSEAFNVPTTREAIDAAIENPMHKIRSLVQDAVTQSGIQPDVIYMTGGSSRSKALTSAVASVLPNTEIVSGNYFGSVTAGLTHWANLIYR
- the fecE gene encoding Fe(3+) dicitrate ABC transporter ATP-binding protein FecE; translation: MLRTENLSVGYGKKTIIHNLSLTIPLGKVTALVGPNGCGKSTLLKTLVRINKPLSGSVLLGNKSLRDYHDKQLAQRLSLLPQILVNPEGITVRKLVEYGRSPYVSHWGKLCVEDNKIVTQAMRDTGVIEFADFPLESLSGGQRQRAWIAMVMAQDADIILLDEPTTYLDMSHQVELMNLMRAMNSRGKTIVVVLHDLNQACRYCDHLIVLKAGSLITQGTPKQVLTEEMLDKVFDLRAKVFVDPVAQTPMCVAV
- a CDS encoding iron chelate uptake ABC transporter family permease subunit gives rise to the protein MSEPFKLGIILGVLACFSFSTLFVGAATLSFEQVLMILFDFEQLDFVVHLYRLPRMVLAIGVGAGLGLAGTLVQGVIRNPLASPDLMGISAGAGLAATLMLVVAPNVPIYFLPPIAMAGGLLAAGLIALLAYWCRPTPARLALIGVAVSSFLASGIDYLLIVHPIEINTAMVWLTGSLWGRNWQQVPFIWGALVVLLPLAFWLAWRLDVMGIGEESSTALGIQPRKVQVWSLAIAVLLASISVSVVGTISFVGLLAPHLARLMFAHAHRYLVPASALIGALLVITADGVARGIQPPIELPAGVLTSLIGAPYFIFLLYRYRGW
- a CDS encoding FecCD family ABC transporter permease; the protein is MIAWSSFSLTLVDLGGFLFSFDDDDMRHQIIATLRAPRVHASLVIGASLAMSGVLMQGLTRNHLASPSILGLNAGAACFMALAAIGVPFFAQLNSILNAVLGALLSGFFVMLLGGFFSQRSHPLRLILAGIAMSALLIGLTRAAVILADDMAYSVLHWLTGSLSSIDQQQWKQLWLPALSGFVLALIQARNLNLLSLGEEVAVGLGVNIQRTRILSSLAVVLLAGSSVAIAGPIGFVGLLVPHLIRPLVGNNYFVLLPLSALAGAALVSWADAISRSIAFPAETPVGVITALIGAPCFIIVAMRKS